TCGCCCTCGACGCCGCGGCGCGCATCCTGGAGCGGCACCACGTGCGGGTCGCGCTCCTCGATTTCGGCGGCCAGGTGCTGGCCATGGGACGGCCGCGGGGCTCCGCGGGCTGGCCGGTCGGCATCGCCGACCCGCTCGATCGCGACGTCCCGGTCGCGGTCATTTCCGGTTCGGACGTCTCGATCTCCACGTCCGGCAACGGGGAGCGTTCGGCCGCCGGTCCGGAGGGGCCGATCGGTCACATTCTGGATCCCGTGTCGAAGAGGTCGGCGGCCTTCCAGGGATCTGTGACCGTGGTGGCGGTGGACGGCACGTCGGCCGACGCCCTCTCGACGGCGCTGTTCGTGATGGGACCGGACGAAGGGCCCCGCTGGGCGGACGGGCGTCGCATCGCGGCCTTGTACCTCTGGCGCGATCCGGACGGGTCGCTCGGCCGGAGAGCGACACGCGCGTTCGACGAGAGCTTTCCCGGATGGTCCGGGTCGATCGAGCACTGAACCCCCATGGGGCCCGGCCGACGGCACGGACGGCGGCCCTTGACCGGAAGAACAAAGGAGCGATCGTGACCACGACAGTCGACACTCGAACGCGAACCACCCCTCGACGTCCCCTCGGCCGTTTCATCCTGGCCGCCCTCGTCGCGCTTTCGGCTGCGGCCGCCCTGGGCTCCCGTCAGGTCCTGGCGGCCGCCGCGGCCGAGAGCGCTTCCGAGACGAAAGGGGTCGAAGCCCGCCTGGCGGAGCTCGAGGCGCTGGTGGCGACGCTGCGCGCGGAGATCCAGGTCCTGCGCGATTCCATGGCGGGTGCGGCGCCGGCCGGATCGCCGGCGACCCTGGCGGAGATGCAGAAGCGCATGGACGCGCTGGCGCAGGAGATCGAGCGCCTGCGCATCGGCGAGGCGGCGGCGCCCGCGGCCGGAACGACGATCGCCGGCTTCGGGCCCGCGGCCGCGAAGGTCTACGGGATACGGCGCGGCGTGTCGATCGGCGGGTATGGCGAGATGCTCTACCAGAACTTCGATCCGCGAGCCGACGACGGAACGCAATCCGGAGAAACCGACACCGCCGACCTGCTGCGCGCCGTCTTCTATTTCGGCTACAAGTTTTCCGATCATCTGCTGTTCAACTCGGAGATCGAGTTCGAGCACGCCGTGGCGGGCGACGGCGCACCGGGCGAGGCGGCCGTGGAGTTCGCCTACCTCGACTACCGTCCCCGGCGGGCCTTCGGGCTGCGGGGCGGACTGCTCCTCGTGCCCATGGGATTCATCACCGAGCTGCACGAGCCCCCCATCTTCCTCGGCGCGCGCCGTCCGGAGGTCGAGCGCGTGATCCTCCCGTCGACCTGGCGCGAGAACGGGTTCGGGGTGTATGGGGACGCGGGGCCGTTCTCCTACCGCGCCTATCTGATCGCCAGCCTGAACGCTTCGGGGTTCACCCCCGACGAGGGGATCCGCGAGGGGCGGCAGGAGGGGGCCGAGTCGCTGGCGCGGGATACGGCGCTCGTCGTTCGAGGGGACTTCACGCCTGTGCCGGGGCTGCTGCTCGGCACATCGGCCTTCGCCGGGGACACGGGCCAGGGGGACGCGTCCATCGGCGGCGCCCGCCTGACCCTGTGGGACGCCCACGCGGAGTGGCGGACGCACGGCGTTCAGGTGCGGGGCGTCTGCGCGCGCGGACACCTCGAGGACGCCGGGGCGGTCAGCCTGTCGATCGATCCCTCGGGACTGACGGCCATAGGCAGTCGCTCGCGGGGATGGTACGGTGAGGTGGCCTGGAACGTCCTGTCCCTCCTGGGCAAGGGAGACCGCGATCTGAGTCCGTTCGTGCGGTACGAGGCGCTGGACACGCAGGCGTCCGTGGCGACCGGCTTCGCGCGGGACCCGGTGAACGACCGGACCATCACGACGTACGGCGTCACCTGGAAGCCGATTCCGAACGTGGCGATCAAGGTCGATTTCCAGGATGCAGCCAACCGTGCCGGGACGGCGGTGGACCAGTGGAACCTCGCGCTGGGATATCTCTTCTGATGCGGAACCTCGCGGTGTGCGCCCTCCTTCTTGGTCTGGTGGCAGGCCAGGCCGAGGCCCGCGTCTACCTGACCGTGCCGAAGGCGCTGGACGCCGCCTTTCCTCCGCCGGCCAGGGTGGAGCGCCGGACCCTCTACCTGGACGAGGCACAGACCAAGCGCGCCGCGGAAGCGGCCGGGGCCCCGGTCGAAAGCCGCGTCCTGCCGTACTACGTGGGCAGCCGCGACGGCCGCGTCACCGGGTACGCCTACTTCGACACGCACCTGGTGCGGACCCTCCCGGAGACCATCCTGATCCTCGTGGCGCCGGATGGGAAGGTGGCGCGTATCGACGTCGTGTCGTTCGACGAACCCGAGGACTACCTGCCGTCGAGTCGCTGGCTGCAGCAGTTCCCCGGCAGGCGGCTGGAGGACCTCGGAGTCCGCCAGGGGATCCGCGCCCTGAGCGGAGCGACCCTCTCGTCGCGCGCCGTCACCCAGGCGGTCCGGCGGGTCCTGGCCCTGCACCGCCTGTTCGTGGCGCCGGGCGCCGCCACGGCGGACGGCGTCTCGGGCGAGACGCCACGGTGAGCCCGTTCGAGCGCACGCTCCTCCACGCCTCGACCTGGCTCGTGGCCTTGAGCGGAAGCGTCTACTTCTTCATGAAGTACGTGATGACCGGGGGCGATCCGTACAGCGTCATCCACCATCCCCTCCAGCCGCATGCGCTCTCGCTGCACGTCCTGTCGGCCCCGATCCTGGTCTTCTCCCTGGGCCTGATCGCGCGCGATCACATCCTCGGCTACCTCCTCGAATCGCGCCAGCGCCGCGGGCGTGCCACGGGGATTCTCGCCGTGTCCCTGGCGGCCCCGATGATCGTCTCCGGCTACCTGATGCAGGTCTTGACCGATCCGGTCCCGCGCCGGATCCTGTCCATCATCCATCTGGCGGGTGGAGCCCTCTACGTCGTGCTGTTCGTGGGTCACCTCGTCGCCTCCCGGAACGGGCGACGGGGAGCCAACGGCAGCGGTGCGGGACGTCCGCGGAACCGGCGGCTCGTCCGGGCGCTGCCTTGATTGTCCGGGAGGACGGGGTATAGGATCGTACTCCCGGCTTCAGGCGACGGGCCGGCCGGCCGGACCCCTGGAGGGCGAACCATGAGATCGACGAAACGAACGCTTCTGATGCTGGCTCTCGGACTGGCTCTGGCGTCGGCCGCCGCGCCGCTCGACCCGGCGCACGCAGAGGCGATCACCCGGGTGCGCGGGACCATCAAGGACGTGAACGGCAAGCCGATGCCCAAGATCAAGGTCTTCTTCGAGGCCGCCGACATCAAGAGGAAGATCGGCCCCGTCACAACGAACAAGGAGGGGGTGTACGTCATCGCCACTCTCGACATCTCGGTGGCGAAGAAATGGCGTGTCATCCCCGATCTGCCCGGGTACAAGACGGTCAAGATCCACTACGAGATCTTCGATTCCGAGAAACAGGAGCGGGGAAGCGGTGACAACATCCCGGGATCCAAGCAGGAGTACCCGGAACTCTCGTTCGCGCTCGTCGGGGACCTGGGCCGGAACCTCGTCGATTTCGTGGTCGCCAAGGACTCGGAGTTCCTGGCGGCCGTCCAGGCGGAGAAGAAGGCGAGAGAGGCGGCCGCTTCGGGCGGCGCGGTCGCGGCCCCCGCGGGGACGACGTCCGCGGACCCCGCGGTGGCGGGGAGCGCGCCCGGCGCGGCCGCTGCACCCGGGGCGCCGGCCGGTCCGGCGGTCTCGGGCGAGTCGCTGACCAAGGCGAAGCAGCTCGCCGACGCGGGCCGGCACCCGGAGGCCATCGAGCTCTACAAGGCCTTCCTGACGAAGGACCCGACCGGGAATCCCGCCGTCTACTACTATCTCGGCAAGAGCCTGTTCGAGACCAAGGACGACCAGGCGGCGGAGCAGGCATTCCGCAAGGCGAGCGAGCTGAAGCCCGACATGAAGTACGCGCACTTCTTCCTCGGAAACATTCATCTCCGGGGCGACCGTTTCGTGGAAGCGGCCGCCGAGTATGAGAAGGAGACCACCCTGGCCCCCGACAACGACCGGGTGTGGTTCCAGCTGGGGCAGGCTCTGGCGCGGGCGGGGCAGGACGACAAGGCCCTCGAGGCGCTGGAAAAAGCCAGCGCCATCGATCCCTCGAAATCCGACGCCTACATGGAGATGGCCGCGATCTACGAGAAGAAGAAGGACCGCGCGAAGGCGGACGAGGCCTACCAGAAAGTCATCGCGCTCGATCCGAAGAACGCCGCGTCCTCCTTCTTCAACATCGGCGTGCATGCCTGGAACGAGAACCACGACCGCGAGGCGGCCCAGGCGTTCCGGAAGGCGATCGAAGTCGATCCCTCCTACGCGGCGGCCCATCGCGAGCTGGCGCGCACCCTCACCCGGATGCAGGACTTCGACGGCGCCGTCAAGCACTACGAGCAGTACCTGAAGCTCAGCCCCGGAGCCCCCGACGCCAAGGAAATCAAGGAGATGATCGTCGCGCTGAAGGGGTGAGCGCCCCGGGCAAGGGGGCGCGGAGTCCAGTCCTCAGGCGTGCGGGACGAACGCCTCGTCCACCAGCTCGCAGAGGACGTGGCCGACGAGGATGTGGACCTCCTGGATGCGCGCGGTCGTCCCGGAGGGGACCGAGACCAGGTGATCGCAGAGCGCCTGGAGCGGTGCCCGCCGCCCGCCCGTGAGTCCCACCGTCACCAGTCCCCTGGCCCGCGCCGTGCGCAGGCCTTCCAGAACATTGGCGGAGCTCCCGGACGTGCTGATCCCGACCGCCACGTCCCCCGGGCGGCCCAGGGCCTCGACCTGCCGCGAGAAGATCCGCGTGAAATCCTGGTCGTTCCCGATGCTGGTGAGGACGGAGGTGTCGGTGGTGAGCGCCAGGGCAGGGAGCCCCGGCCGGTCCACGACGAATCGATTGACGAACTCGGCCGCAAGGTGTTGAGCATCGGCGGCGCTGCCGCCGTTGCCGAAGAAGAGGAGCGTGCGTCCGGCGCGCAGAGCCGCGATGAACGTCTCCGCGATCCGCTCGACCACGCCGGTCCCGGTCTCGAAGAAGATCCGGGCGGCCTCGGCGTGCTCGCGATGAGCCCTCTGGATGCGTGAGGCGGCGTCCCCGCCGGAGTCCGCCCCCTGCTTCGGCCTCGTCATGTCGTGTCCTGCCGCGCGCTCTTCCAGGCGATGATGCCTGCCATGCGGCCGGCGCGGCCGCGACCGCGGCGGTAGGACTCCAGCAGGTCCGGCCGGCACATGGTGCACAGGCCGGCCGCCTGGATTCGCCCGACCGGGACACCGGCGGCCTGCGCCTGCAGCCGGTTCGCCTCCACGAGATCGACGCGTTTCCTGGCGCCCGGCAGGATGCAGGCCGCCGCATCCGGGAACGCGGCCAGGAGGGCCTCGCCCACCTCGTCCCCCACCTCG
Above is a window of Candidatus Polarisedimenticolia bacterium DNA encoding:
- a CDS encoding FAD:protein FMN transferase; translated protein: ALDAAARILERHHVRVALLDFGGQVLAMGRPRGSAGWPVGIADPLDRDVPVAVISGSDVSISTSGNGERSAAGPEGPIGHILDPVSKRSAAFQGSVTVVAVDGTSADALSTALFVMGPDEGPRWADGRRIAALYLWRDPDGSLGRRATRAFDESFPGWSGSIEH
- a CDS encoding FMN-binding protein, which produces MRNLAVCALLLGLVAGQAEARVYLTVPKALDAAFPPPARVERRTLYLDEAQTKRAAEAAGAPVESRVLPYYVGSRDGRVTGYAYFDTHLVRTLPETILILVAPDGKVARIDVVSFDEPEDYLPSSRWLQQFPGRRLEDLGVRQGIRALSGATLSSRAVTQAVRRVLALHRLFVAPGAATADGVSGETPR
- a CDS encoding tetratricopeptide repeat protein, whose protein sequence is MRSTKRTLLMLALGLALASAAAPLDPAHAEAITRVRGTIKDVNGKPMPKIKVFFEAADIKRKIGPVTTNKEGVYVIATLDISVAKKWRVIPDLPGYKTVKIHYEIFDSEKQERGSGDNIPGSKQEYPELSFALVGDLGRNLVDFVVAKDSEFLAAVQAEKKAREAAASGGAVAAPAGTTSADPAVAGSAPGAAAAPGAPAGPAVSGESLTKAKQLADAGRHPEAIELYKAFLTKDPTGNPAVYYYLGKSLFETKDDQAAEQAFRKASELKPDMKYAHFFLGNIHLRGDRFVEAAAEYEKETTLAPDNDRVWFQLGQALARAGQDDKALEALEKASAIDPSKSDAYMEMAAIYEKKKDRAKADEAYQKVIALDPKNAASSFFNIGVHAWNENHDREAAQAFRKAIEVDPSYAAAHRELARTLTRMQDFDGAVKHYEQYLKLSPGAPDAKEIKEMIVALKG
- a CDS encoding D-sedoheptulose 7-phosphate isomerase, with translation MTRPKQGADSGGDAASRIQRAHREHAEAARIFFETGTGVVERIAETFIAALRAGRTLLFFGNGGSAADAQHLAAEFVNRFVVDRPGLPALALTTDTSVLTSIGNDQDFTRIFSRQVEALGRPGDVAVGISTSGSSANVLEGLRTARARGLVTVGLTGGRRAPLQALCDHLVSVPSGTTARIQEVHILVGHVLCELVDEAFVPHA